Genomic window (Paraglaciecola psychrophila 170):
TTGTCTAATTGTCCAGTCCAGTCAATAGGCTGTGCTTGATTAATGGTGATATTTGATTTTTCAGCATCAAATCGAATTTTGGTACTTTTATCCGAACCTGTGCCAGTGCGGCTATATGCATAAGTGTGGGGGTACAATTGTGATTTGTCGAACGAAAAAAAACTGGTTTCGGAACGTATGTCAGATAAAAAGAAAGCGGAGACCTTAGAGTAATAATCCAATCTATATAGATTGTCTTTATCGGCTTTTAGACTTAGCTTTGCTTTACCTAAATTTCTACCAAATCGATAAACGATGTATTCAGCTTCAAAACCAACTAACTGCTCTGCTTCGGCATAAGCGGCTTTGTTTATGCCGAAATTTAGCAAAAGTAAGGTTACTGCTAAAAACGTCGTCAATTTACCCAATTGCATATCCCTCTTCAGCTAATATTTGGTTATCTAAGACTGCTTTATTATCAATCATTTTAAGCCTATCTTCACAAAACCATTTGATTACAAGAGGGTACATTTGACGCTCTTGTTGTTGTACTCGATCTGCTAACTCTTGGGCGTCTTGTTGCTCAAATATAGGTACCTTAGACTGTAACACTACCGGTCCACCATCTAACTCTGGTGTGACAAAATGCACCGATGCACCATGTTCTTCATCGCCTGCATCAATCGCTCTTTGGTGTGTCTGCAAACCTTTGTATTTGGGCAGCAAAGAGGGATGAATGTTCAAGATTCTACCTTGATAATTTTCAACAAACGCTGGTGTAAGAATACGCATAAAACCAGCTAATACAATGAGATTCGGATTGAACTCGTTTATACAACTCGCCATTTGAGTATCATAATCTTCTCTGCTAGCAAAACTTGTGTGGTCGATACATATTGCCGGGATGCCGGCGTTTTCAGCACGAATTAATCCATATGCAGTTTTTTGGTTTGCAATAACCGCTACAATTTTGGCATTAATTTTTTGCCTTGAAATCTCATCGATAATCGCTTGCAAGTTTGAGCCATTACCTGAAAGCAACACAACGATGGACTTTTTTGACATGTGCGTTTTCTGTTCAGCCACTTAGTTGATCTCAACCTGTTGCTCAGCATCACTATTTTCTATGTGACCAATTTGCCATGCGTTTTCGCCAAGTTTGTTCAATATCTCAACTGCTTGAGCTGCCTTTTCGTTAGGTAACGCAATGATTAAGCCTACACCACAGTTAAAAGTCCGGTACATTTCATGGGTAGTCACATTACCTTTTTCTTGTAACCAATTAAATATTGCAGGCCATTGCCAAGTAGACCCATCGATAACAGCTTTAGTTCCCTTAGGTAAAACTCTTGGAATATTCTCCCAAAAATCCACCACCAGTAATATGAGATATAGCGTGAACCTGCATCTGTTCTAATAAAGACAATACATTTTTGACATAAATTCGGGTAGGTTCAAGTAAATGCTCCGATAAGGCTTTACCTTCTAATACTTCATTTGTATCACTGTTGGATACGTCTAAGATTTTCCGAATCAGGGAATAACCGTTCGAGTGAGGCCCTGAAGAGGCTAGGGCAATCAGCGCATCGCCATGAGCAACACGTGAGCCATCAATCACATCATCTGCTTCGACTACACCTACGCAGAATCCAGCTACATCATAATCTTCACCATGATACATACCGGGCATTTCAGCGGTTTCACCACCTATGAGCGCGCAGCCAGATAGTTCACAGCCTTTACCAATTCCAGTGACAACCTCAGCCGCTGTATCAATATTTAATTTTCCGGTGGCGTAGTAGTCGAGAAAAAATAAAGGCTCTGCGCCTTGTACTATTAAGTCATTAACACACATTGCAACTAAATCTATGCCGATGCCAGAGTGTTGTTTTAAGTCCATTGCCAGTCTGAGTTTGGTACCTACACCGTCTGTACCTGATACTAAAAGTGGTTTTTTATATTTTTCTGGTAGTGAGCACAGAGCGCCAAAACCACCCAAGCCGCCTCTGACTTCAGGCCTATGAGTTTTTTTTGCGACCGACTTAATTCTTTCGACTAGCTGGTTACCTGCATCAATATCAACTCCAGCGTCTTTGTAACTTAATGATGAATTTTTATCGCTCACGTACTTTCCTCAAAATGGCCGCAAAAAAGAGCGCGGATTTTAGCAGCTTGCACAAATAATACCAACGACAGATATACTCAAATAACTCTAAATTTTCATATTATGTTGGTTTGGACATATAGATTGATAAACAATTGATGAATTTTGTTCGCAAATAAAAGACAATACTCTATAGAATATTTTTCGAAGTGTATTTTGAGGAGATTTGGCCCTG
Coding sequences:
- a CDS encoding DUF3108 domain-containing protein, with protein sequence MGKLTTFLAVTLLLLNFGINKAAYAEAEQLVGFEAEYIVYRFGRNLGKAKLSLKADKDNLYRLDYYSKVSAFFLSDIRSETSFFSFDKSQLYPHTYAYSRTGTGSDKSTKIRFDAEKSNITINQAQPIDWTGQLDNQLYRLDVQLKLASGKREFVYDIINNRGEHRHYGLKVVGKEQLNLPFGMIEGIKVKIERNNSSRETIAWFSPQLNYQLVKLKQYKDGDEQGEIRLKYFKSENTPLETKN
- the purN gene encoding phosphoribosylglycinamide formyltransferase, whose amino-acid sequence is MSKKSIVVLLSGNGSNLQAIIDEISRQKINAKIVAVIANQKTAYGLIRAENAGIPAICIDHTSFASREDYDTQMASCINEFNPNLIVLAGFMRILTPAFVENYQGRILNIHPSLLPKYKGLQTHQRAIDAGDEEHGASVHFVTPELDGGPVVLQSKVPIFEQQDAQELADRVQQQERQMYPLVIKWFCEDRLKMIDNKAVLDNQILAEEGYAIG